A region of Geothrix edaphica DNA encodes the following proteins:
- the efp gene encoding elongation factor P codes for MAALLEAIEIKRKMFFELEETPFHCLDVEISTPTARGGQTLVRIKMRNLLTRAVFDKTFKAGDKFKEPDLALAPASYLYSDGDGSHFMDQETYETHTLGESLMGEALDYLTEGLIVQIQKYNGNPIGLQLPSQVELAVTYTEPGARGDTASGNVTKPAKLETGIEIKVPLFIKEGEKVKVSTETGEFAGRA; via the coding sequence ATGGCCGCCCTTCTCGAAGCCATCGAAATCAAGCGCAAGATGTTCTTCGAACTCGAAGAGACGCCTTTTCACTGCCTGGATGTTGAGATTTCCACGCCCACGGCGCGGGGCGGCCAGACCCTGGTCCGCATCAAGATGCGGAACCTCCTCACGCGCGCCGTCTTCGACAAGACCTTCAAGGCCGGCGACAAGTTCAAGGAGCCGGACCTCGCCCTCGCCCCCGCCAGCTACCTCTACAGCGATGGCGACGGGTCCCACTTCATGGACCAGGAGACCTACGAGACCCACACCCTGGGCGAGAGCCTCATGGGCGAGGCCCTCGACTACCTCACCGAAGGTCTCATCGTGCAGATCCAGAAGTACAACGGCAACCCCATCGGCCTGCAGCTGCCCAGCCAGGTGGAGCTGGCCGTCACCTACACGGAACCCGGCGCCCGCGGCGACACGGCCAGCGGCAACGTCACCAAGCCCGCCAAGCTGGAGACCGGCATCGAGATCAAGGTGCCCCTCTTCATCAAGGAGGGCGAGAAGGTGAAGGTCAGCACCGAGACCGGCGAGTTCGCTGGACGGGCCTGA
- a CDS encoding serine/threonine-protein kinase, which produces MADPRTIGRYQILRPIGQGGMGTVYLAEDPLLKRRVAIKVVRVTGAARHQATLRFRREAEISAQLNHPNLVTVFDVGVEEDLGPFLAMEYVEGKSLGRHIKDRDLDTETSARVLIQAMRALRAAHRRAIVHRDVKPDNILLSEEGRAKLMDFGIARTLGHMSLSPEQSLDLAPVDEDGAALAQTLALRLTSSGDFLGSPAYAPPEVLRGGEGTPASDRYSFAATAFELLTGKLPHPGGGLTEIILHILQEPVAIPADLPPAMAAVFKRALAADPDDRHTTLPEFMEELIDALPGPVSMRARLFTFLGQDEDGTGSVSTARFRLPEPAPPEASGTHDSRLRKTGPGKITLAEDPVETYLSTRRPSLHQPRPEATDWGRIMKWVVLVFLVLQLFWWLAPALSHLQF; this is translated from the coding sequence ATGGCAGATCCCAGAACCATCGGCAGGTACCAGATTCTGCGCCCCATCGGACAGGGCGGCATGGGGACCGTCTACCTGGCGGAGGACCCCCTGCTCAAGCGGCGGGTGGCCATCAAGGTGGTGCGTGTCACCGGCGCCGCGCGGCACCAGGCCACGCTGCGGTTCCGCCGGGAGGCCGAGATCAGCGCCCAGCTGAACCACCCGAACCTGGTGACGGTCTTCGACGTGGGCGTGGAGGAGGATCTGGGGCCCTTCCTGGCCATGGAATACGTGGAGGGCAAGAGCCTCGGCCGGCACATCAAGGACCGCGACCTGGACACGGAGACCAGCGCCCGGGTGCTGATCCAGGCCATGCGGGCCCTGCGGGCCGCCCACCGCCGGGCCATCGTGCACCGCGACGTGAAGCCGGACAACATCCTGCTCAGCGAGGAGGGCCGGGCCAAGCTCATGGACTTCGGCATCGCCCGGACCCTGGGCCACATGAGCCTGAGCCCCGAGCAGTCCCTGGACCTGGCCCCCGTGGATGAGGATGGCGCGGCCCTGGCCCAGACGCTGGCCCTCCGCCTGACGTCTTCCGGCGACTTCCTGGGCTCCCCGGCCTACGCACCCCCCGAGGTGCTCCGGGGCGGCGAGGGGACGCCGGCGTCGGACCGCTACAGCTTCGCGGCCACGGCCTTCGAGCTCCTCACCGGCAAGCTGCCCCATCCGGGCGGCGGCCTCACGGAGATCATCCTCCACATCCTCCAGGAGCCCGTGGCCATTCCGGCGGACCTGCCCCCGGCCATGGCCGCCGTGTTCAAGCGGGCCCTGGCGGCGGATCCCGATGACCGCCACACCACCCTCCCGGAGTTCATGGAGGAGCTGATCGACGCGCTCCCGGGCCCCGTCAGCATGCGGGCCCGGCTCTTCACCTTCCTCGGCCAGGACGAGGACGGCACCGGCAGCGTATCGACGGCGCGGTTCCGCCTGCCCGAACCGGCGCCGCCGGAAGCTTCCGGCACCCATGATTCCCGCCTCCGGAAGACAGGGCCCGGGAAGATCACCCTGGCGGAAGATCCCGTGGAAACCTACCTCTCCACCCGGCGGCCATCGCTCCACCAGCCTCGACCTGAAGCGACGGACTGGGGCCGGATCATGAAATGGGTCGTCCTGGTGTTCCTGGTGCTCCAGCTGTTCTGGTGGCTGGCGCCCGCCCTGTCGCACCTCCAGTTCTAG
- a CDS encoding CPBP family intramembrane glutamic endopeptidase translates to MDSTPPSPWHPDRRWADPLIALLALIALMAAGLTLRTRQAGNHRPSARTSLQGQILEAALAGPRLLGGARVTPREWTRARTQLADPWDRALLAVLMAELGDPAEARGVLTEEGPAGLGGERFRRAFAAAYGSDLIPDAAAREDVGRRLGNGYAASLLEARLCDREGGPASGEALRARARSALLTRLAVLGGFGLLVMTFAVGGLAVGVYLWVTRRQPPVRPLPAWGLSGRAATLVFLGWFMAFFAAGNLSALLLTPWPSLRWAVVPLGTLFHAGIGVRLLCWAEGLTFPELWRRLAPGTARRNLAWGAAFLALAVFLVLTVAMATSLVLKPDQSPQRDLQELLRGLSGWGPSLAMFAVVAGVAPFFEELLFRGFLFPVLARQGRITLALFASALLFGAIHLQPAGLPILGTLGLVLALAVRQTGSLWPAILVHACWNGSLFLLMRAFA, encoded by the coding sequence ATGGATTCCACCCCCCCGAGCCCCTGGCACCCTGACCGCCGCTGGGCGGATCCCCTCATCGCCCTCCTGGCCCTCATCGCCCTGATGGCCGCGGGCCTCACCCTCCGGACCCGCCAGGCGGGCAACCACCGGCCCTCCGCCCGGACCAGCCTCCAGGGGCAGATCCTGGAGGCGGCCCTCGCAGGCCCGCGCCTGCTGGGCGGCGCCAGAGTCACACCCAGGGAATGGACCAGGGCCCGGACCCAGCTGGCGGATCCCTGGGACCGGGCCCTGCTCGCAGTCCTCATGGCGGAGCTGGGCGATCCCGCCGAGGCCCGCGGGGTTCTGACGGAGGAGGGCCCGGCCGGGCTCGGCGGCGAGCGGTTCCGGAGGGCCTTCGCGGCGGCCTACGGCTCCGACCTCATCCCCGACGCGGCCGCCCGTGAGGACGTGGGGAGGCGCCTCGGAAACGGCTATGCGGCCTCGCTGCTGGAGGCCAGGCTCTGCGACCGCGAAGGGGGGCCGGCCTCCGGCGAGGCGCTTCGCGCCCGGGCCCGCAGCGCCCTGCTCACGCGCCTGGCGGTCCTCGGCGGCTTCGGGCTGCTGGTGATGACCTTCGCAGTGGGGGGCCTCGCCGTGGGGGTCTACCTCTGGGTCACCCGCCGCCAGCCGCCGGTCCGGCCCCTCCCGGCCTGGGGCCTGTCGGGCCGGGCGGCGACCCTGGTCTTCCTGGGCTGGTTCATGGCCTTCTTCGCCGCCGGCAACCTCTCGGCGCTGCTGCTCACGCCCTGGCCCTCCCTGCGCTGGGCCGTCGTGCCCCTGGGCACCCTCTTCCATGCCGGCATCGGCGTGCGCCTGCTCTGCTGGGCGGAGGGACTCACCTTCCCTGAGCTCTGGCGGCGGCTGGCGCCGGGAACCGCCCGGCGGAACCTCGCCTGGGGCGCGGCCTTCCTCGCCCTGGCGGTGTTCCTGGTGCTGACCGTGGCCATGGCCACGAGCCTGGTGCTGAAGCCCGACCAGAGTCCCCAGCGGGACCTGCAGGAACTGCTGCGGGGGCTGTCCGGCTGGGGCCCCTCCCTGGCCATGTTCGCCGTGGTGGCCGGTGTGGCCCCCTTCTTCGAGGAGCTGCTGTTCCGGGGCTTCCTGTTTCCCGTGCTGGCCCGGCAGGGCCGGATCACGCTTGCCTTGTTCGCCTCCGCCCTGCTCTTCGGGGCCATCCACCTGCAGCCCGCCGGCCTGCCCATCCTCGGCACCCTGGGCCTGGTGCTCGCCCTGGCGGTGCGGCAGACCGGGAGCCTATGGCCCGCCATCCTGGTCCACGCCTGCTGGAACGGGTCGCTCTTCCTGCTGATGCGGGCCTTCGCCTGA
- a CDS encoding thiol-disulfide oxidoreductase DCC family protein translates to MAAPLLLAYDASCSLCSRATLWLARQDRRGLLHMVPLRDPDLLALAPELAGKPLEKEIHGIDLATREVWAGADLLGPVARRLPGWRWVAPLLALPGLPRLLNHLYLWVAARRFRRTGRPPFA, encoded by the coding sequence ATGGCCGCCCCCCTCCTGCTCGCCTACGACGCGTCGTGCTCCCTCTGCAGCCGGGCGACCCTCTGGCTTGCGCGGCAGGACCGGCGGGGACTGCTGCACATGGTCCCGCTGCGGGATCCCGACCTGCTGGCCCTGGCCCCGGAACTGGCCGGGAAACCCCTGGAAAAGGAGATCCACGGCATTGACCTGGCCACCCGGGAAGTCTGGGCCGGGGCCGACCTGCTCGGGCCCGTCGCCCGCCGCCTGCCGGGGTGGCGGTGGGTGGCCCCGCTGCTGGCCCTCCCCGGCCTGCCCCGCCTGCTGAACCACCTCTACCTGTGGGTGGCGGCCCGGCGCTTCCGGCGCACCGGACGCCCGCCCTTCGCGTAG
- a CDS encoding acyl-CoA thioesterase: MPFSHPIEVRFSDLDAMGHVNNAVVVSFMEQGRFQWWRSFLGGRKFQEEGFLIARIEVDYRMPILLGDDVRVELHCTKVGNSSFDLSYRLTKGLGGELFAEGRSVQVMLDFATNRPKPLAPATREWLEAQG; encoded by the coding sequence ATGCCCTTTTCCCATCCCATCGAGGTTCGGTTCAGCGACCTGGACGCCATGGGCCACGTGAACAACGCCGTGGTGGTGAGCTTCATGGAGCAGGGGCGCTTCCAGTGGTGGCGCAGCTTCCTGGGCGGCCGGAAGTTCCAGGAGGAGGGCTTCCTCATCGCCCGGATCGAGGTGGACTACCGGATGCCGATCCTGCTGGGCGACGACGTGCGCGTGGAGCTGCACTGCACCAAGGTGGGCAACAGCTCCTTCGACCTGAGCTACCGCCTCACCAAGGGACTGGGCGGCGAGCTGTTCGCGGAGGGCCGGAGCGTGCAGGTGATGCTGGACTTCGCCACCAACCGCCCCAAGCCCCTGGCCCCCGCCACCCGCGAGTGGCTGGAAGCGCAGGGCTGA
- a CDS encoding class II 3-deoxy-7-phosphoheptulonate synthase yields MSPWNPHSWQRFPAMQQPDYADPSELEAVLARLRRMPPLVVPEEVDRLRGLLAEAAAGRRFLLQGGDCAEQFKDCTPEAIAGKLRVLLQMSVALTHGGRKPVVRVGRIAGQFAKPRSKPTETVRGRELPSYRGDLINSLEADAAARRPDPGRMLEAYFHASATLNHLRALTAGGFADLHHPERWELPGGTGQVPEYRRTLDQVRESLDFLEALGGVQRDVLERIDFYTSHEALLLPYEEALTRWVGEASAYYNLGAHTLWVGERTRQLDGAHLEYLRGLRNPIGVKVGPSATPGHLVALLDHLDPDREPGRITLISRFGATKIQAALPPLLEAVQATRRPVLWSCDPMHGNGAESAGGLKTRDFGAILSELRQAFELHRAHGSHLGGVHIELTGEAVTECTGGSEGLSEADLAKAYETGCDPRLNGTQSLEMAFLIAEMMRAAP; encoded by the coding sequence ATGTCTCCCTGGAATCCCCACAGCTGGCAGCGCTTTCCTGCGATGCAGCAGCCGGACTACGCCGATCCCTCGGAGCTCGAGGCGGTGCTGGCCCGCCTGCGGCGCATGCCCCCACTGGTGGTGCCCGAGGAGGTGGACCGCCTCCGGGGCCTCTTGGCCGAAGCCGCGGCCGGGCGCCGCTTCCTCCTCCAGGGCGGCGACTGCGCCGAGCAGTTCAAGGACTGCACGCCGGAAGCCATCGCCGGCAAGCTCCGCGTGCTGCTCCAGATGTCCGTGGCCCTCACCCATGGCGGCCGCAAGCCCGTGGTGCGCGTGGGCCGCATCGCCGGCCAGTTCGCCAAGCCCCGCAGCAAGCCCACCGAGACGGTGCGCGGCCGGGAGCTGCCCAGCTACCGGGGCGACCTCATCAACAGCCTGGAAGCCGATGCCGCCGCCCGTCGCCCCGACCCCGGCCGCATGCTGGAGGCCTACTTCCACGCCTCCGCCACACTGAACCACCTGCGGGCCCTCACGGCCGGGGGCTTCGCGGATCTGCATCACCCGGAACGCTGGGAGCTGCCCGGCGGCACCGGCCAGGTGCCCGAGTACCGCCGCACCCTGGATCAGGTGCGCGAGTCCCTCGACTTCCTCGAGGCCCTGGGCGGTGTGCAGCGGGACGTGCTGGAGCGCATCGACTTCTACACCAGCCACGAAGCCCTGCTGCTCCCCTACGAGGAGGCCCTCACCCGCTGGGTGGGCGAGGCCTCTGCCTACTACAACCTCGGCGCCCACACGCTCTGGGTGGGGGAGCGCACCCGCCAGTTGGACGGTGCCCACCTCGAGTACCTGCGCGGCCTCCGCAACCCCATCGGCGTGAAGGTGGGACCCAGCGCCACGCCCGGGCACCTGGTGGCGCTGCTGGATCACCTCGATCCTGACCGGGAGCCCGGGCGCATCACCCTCATCTCGCGGTTCGGCGCCACGAAGATCCAGGCCGCCCTGCCTCCGCTCCTGGAGGCCGTCCAGGCCACGCGGCGCCCCGTGCTCTGGAGCTGCGATCCCATGCACGGCAACGGCGCCGAAAGCGCGGGGGGGCTCAAGACCCGGGACTTCGGGGCCATCCTGTCCGAGCTGCGCCAGGCCTTCGAGCTCCACCGGGCCCACGGCTCGCACCTGGGCGGCGTCCACATCGAGCTCACCGGCGAGGCCGTCACCGAATGCACCGGCGGCAGTGAGGGCCTGTCCGAGGCGGACCTGGCCAAGGCCTACGAGACCGGCTGCGACCCGCGCCTCAACGGCACCCAGAGCCTGGAGATGGCCTTCCTCATCGCCGAGATGATGCGCGCTGCGCCCTGA
- a CDS encoding response regulator transcription factor, giving the protein MIHILVVEDEPSLCQLLVNNLGFEGYSVEAVGDGVPALSAHTARRADLIVLDLMLPQLDGFEVLRTLRERKDEVPVLLLTARGEETDRVKGLSLGADDYLVKPFSVLELMARVKAILRRTRPVDRPARLRSGPFQFDLPRLEARRDGKTLELTPREFRLLEILISHAGRTHSRKELLQLAWEPDARPSARTVDVHIANLRRKLGEELGSPWITTVGGEGYRWITPVEPDPGAGPGGAAERG; this is encoded by the coding sequence GTGATCCACATCCTTGTGGTAGAGGACGAGCCCTCCCTCTGCCAGCTCCTCGTCAACAACCTGGGCTTCGAAGGCTATTCCGTCGAGGCGGTGGGAGATGGTGTGCCCGCCCTCTCCGCGCACACGGCCCGGCGGGCAGACCTCATCGTGCTGGATCTGATGCTGCCCCAGCTGGATGGTTTCGAGGTCCTCCGCACGCTCCGGGAGCGCAAGGACGAGGTTCCCGTGCTCCTCCTCACGGCCCGGGGCGAGGAGACCGACCGGGTGAAGGGCCTGAGCCTGGGGGCGGACGACTACCTGGTGAAACCCTTCTCCGTGCTCGAGCTCATGGCCCGCGTGAAGGCCATCCTGCGCCGGACCCGCCCCGTGGACCGGCCGGCCCGGCTGCGCTCCGGCCCGTTCCAGTTCGACCTCCCCCGCCTGGAGGCCCGGCGCGACGGGAAGACCCTGGAGCTGACGCCCCGGGAGTTCCGGCTGCTGGAGATCCTCATCTCCCACGCCGGCCGCACCCACAGCCGCAAGGAGCTGCTGCAGCTGGCCTGGGAGCCGGATGCCCGCCCCAGCGCCCGCACCGTGGACGTCCACATCGCGAACCTGCGGCGGAAGCTTGGCGAGGAGCTGGGCTCGCCCTGGATCACCACCGTGGGCGGGGAGGGCTACCGCTGGATCACCCCCGTGGAACCGGACCCGGGCGCCGGGCCTGGTGGGGCGGCGGAGCGGGGGTAG
- a CDS encoding sensor histidine kinase, translating to MYRHRASRFRLIHPSLGLSRWQRLQQQSGIALLVLAGLVVTALLMAAPRYYLNDQVSTAQQAYMDAHWVDHEAVERHWKSLPILHSVRRGDEEDVRRLLEDQPLVVALLDRFEGRRLWVREGDRLVVPKDAALAQQYLGWMTHAETAQRFEWNPPREQDPDFGKVATVVLLSDRWLVIKRWRPGAPEVERELGIALAPRRALRMGLLRESDANRRDLKPQPWGAQPNLQADPQRLVTLPLGSSTKTNAFGDGWYLAGVAFDEEQVTFRKSLKYQRRLISGAALSVGLAVLLGLWLRHRARRKAELDADRMASMTHSLKTPLAILKFRCDSLRLGRLDPDRADEELLKISEEVDHLTTIIETGLRVIRGSGASGPRGQANPAWFQEVAEDLRPGFDAEGRPLDLKLAPEAGHAPLPSLRAAVLTLVENALAHGKGRVTLETWRARRRFCIQVSDEGGLDPHQLKVLGKPFQRIRESGKEGFLREGQGLGLSLLVQVADQEGWGLTFASGPGEGFSALLEIPAA from the coding sequence ATGTACCGCCACCGCGCCTCCCGGTTCCGCCTCATCCACCCCAGCCTGGGCCTCTCGCGCTGGCAGCGCCTCCAGCAGCAGAGCGGCATCGCCCTGCTGGTCCTGGCCGGCCTGGTGGTCACGGCCCTGCTCATGGCCGCGCCCCGCTACTACCTGAATGACCAGGTCAGCACCGCCCAGCAGGCCTACATGGATGCCCACTGGGTGGACCACGAGGCCGTCGAGCGGCACTGGAAGAGCCTCCCGATCCTCCACAGCGTCCGCCGGGGCGACGAGGAGGATGTGCGCCGCCTCCTCGAGGACCAGCCCCTGGTGGTGGCCCTGCTGGACCGCTTCGAGGGCCGCCGCCTCTGGGTGCGCGAGGGGGACCGCCTGGTGGTTCCCAAGGACGCCGCCCTGGCCCAGCAGTACCTGGGCTGGATGACCCACGCCGAGACCGCCCAGCGCTTCGAGTGGAACCCGCCGCGGGAGCAGGACCCGGATTTCGGGAAGGTCGCCACCGTGGTCCTCCTCTCCGACCGCTGGCTGGTGATCAAGCGCTGGCGGCCGGGCGCGCCCGAGGTGGAGCGGGAGCTGGGGATCGCCCTGGCCCCCCGCCGGGCCCTGCGCATGGGCCTGCTCCGGGAATCGGACGCCAACCGGCGGGACCTGAAGCCCCAGCCCTGGGGCGCCCAGCCCAACCTCCAGGCGGACCCCCAGCGGCTGGTGACCCTGCCCCTGGGCTCCTCCACCAAGACCAACGCCTTCGGGGATGGGTGGTACCTGGCGGGAGTCGCCTTCGACGAAGAGCAGGTCACCTTCCGGAAGTCCCTGAAGTATCAGAGGCGGCTGATCTCCGGCGCGGCCCTCTCCGTGGGCTTGGCCGTGCTGCTCGGCCTCTGGCTGCGCCACCGGGCCCGCCGCAAGGCCGAGCTGGACGCGGACCGCATGGCCTCCATGACCCACAGCCTCAAGACCCCCCTGGCCATCCTCAAGTTCCGCTGCGATTCCCTGCGCCTGGGCCGCCTCGATCCGGACCGGGCCGACGAGGAGCTGCTGAAGATCAGCGAAGAGGTGGACCACCTCACCACCATCATCGAGACCGGCCTGCGGGTGATCCGCGGCAGCGGCGCCTCGGGCCCCCGGGGCCAGGCCAACCCGGCCTGGTTCCAGGAGGTGGCGGAGGATCTCCGCCCGGGCTTCGATGCCGAGGGCCGCCCCCTCGATTTGAAGCTCGCCCCGGAGGCCGGCCACGCCCCGCTGCCCTCCCTGCGGGCGGCCGTGCTCACCCTGGTGGAGAACGCCCTGGCCCACGGCAAGGGCCGCGTCACCCTGGAGACCTGGCGGGCCCGTCGCCGGTTCTGCATCCAGGTCAGCGACGAGGGCGGGCTCGATCCCCACCAGCTCAAGGTCCTCGGCAAACCCTTCCAGAGGATCCGGGAATCGGGCAAGGAGGGCTTCCTCCGTGAAGGCCAGGGACTGGGCCTGAGCCTCCTCGTCCAGGTGGCCGACCAGGAAGGCTGGGGCCTCACCTTCGCCTCCGGCCCCGGCGAGGGTTTCTCGGCCCTCCTGGAGATCCCGGCCGCCTGA